One Enterococcus silesiacus genomic window carries:
- a CDS encoding recombinase RecF translates to MRLNEIEVQHYRNYDGLTLDFPKTLNIFLGENAQGKTNLLESIYVLAMTRSHRTSNEKELVHWDSDSARISGVIEKKTGTVPLEIIISNKGRKTKVNHIEQKRLSSYIGQLNVILFAPEDLSLVKGSPQLRRKFIDMELGQVNPIYLYDLVQYQSVLKQRNQYLKQLAEKKQSDLVYLDILTEQLAEFGGKVLFARLEFIKKLEHWANLLHKKISHEKEELAIDYFSSIPLDKENFSLEEIQKQLLQSLLDSRKRELFKANTFLGPHRDDLIFNVNGQNVQTYGSQGQQRTTALSVKLAEIDLMYSETGEYPVLLLDDVMSELDNERQLHLLETIEGKVQTFLTTTSLDHLNNKLTVEPDIFYVHQGEIEREA, encoded by the coding sequence CTGAATGAAATCGAGGTACAGCATTATCGTAATTATGATGGGCTGACCTTAGATTTTCCTAAAACTTTAAATATTTTTCTAGGGGAAAACGCCCAAGGCAAGACGAACCTCTTGGAAAGTATTTATGTTTTAGCAATGACCCGCAGTCACAGAACCAGTAACGAGAAAGAATTGGTTCATTGGGACTCCGATTCAGCAAGAATCAGCGGGGTTATTGAAAAAAAGACAGGAACGGTACCACTAGAAATCATTATTTCTAACAAAGGCCGCAAGACAAAAGTCAATCATATTGAACAAAAGCGTTTAAGTTCATATATTGGGCAACTAAACGTCATTTTGTTTGCGCCGGAAGATTTATCGCTCGTCAAAGGCTCACCACAATTACGTCGTAAGTTTATCGACATGGAATTAGGCCAAGTCAATCCGATTTATTTATATGATTTGGTTCAATATCAGTCTGTCTTAAAACAGCGTAACCAATATTTAAAGCAGTTGGCTGAAAAAAAGCAGTCAGACCTTGTTTATTTAGATATTTTGACCGAGCAATTGGCGGAATTTGGCGGTAAAGTCTTGTTTGCTCGTCTAGAATTTATCAAAAAATTAGAGCACTGGGCCAATTTACTGCATAAAAAAATCAGCCATGAAAAAGAAGAATTAGCGATCGACTATTTTTCAAGTATCCCATTAGACAAAGAAAATTTTTCACTAGAAGAGATCCAAAAGCAACTGCTTCAGAGCCTTCTTGATAGCCGAAAACGGGAGTTGTTTAAGGCAAATACCTTTTTAGGTCCTCATCGAGATGACCTGATTTTTAATGTAAACGGACAAAATGTCCAGACATATGGTTCACAAGGTCAACAAAGAACCACAGCTCTTAGCGTAAAGCTTGCGGAAATTGATTTAATGTATTCAGAAACAGGCGAATATCCTGTGTTGTTATTGGATGATGTCATGAGTGAGTTAGATAATGAACGACAATTGCACCTGCTAGAAACGATTGAAGGAAAGGTTCAGACTTTTTTAACAACAACAAGTTTGGATCATTTAAACAATAAATTAACTGTTGAACCAGACATATTTTATGTTCATCAGGGAGAGATAGAGAGGGAAGCATAA
- a CDS encoding DNA gyrase subunit A — MSEEIKENIQDVNLTSEMKESFIDYAMSVIVARALPDVRDGLKPVHRRILYGMNELGVTPDKPHKKSARIVGDVMGKYHPHGDSSIYEAMVRMAQPFSYRSMLVDGHGNFGSVDGDGAAAMRYTEARMSKIALEMLRDINKNTVDFHGNYDDSEQEPDVLPARFPNLLVNGTTGIAVGMATNIPPHNLAEVIEAASLLMENPDATTNELMEVLPGPDFPTGGLVMGKSGIRRAYETGRGSITIRAKVEIVDMPNGKERILVSELPYMVNKARLIERISELHREKRIEGITDLRDESSREGMRIVIDVRRDVSASVILNNLYKMTALQTSFGFNMLAIEKGIPKILSLKEILENYIEHQKEVITRRTEFDKKKAEARAHILEGLRIALDHIDEIIAIIRNSKADDEAKASLIERFEFSDRQAQAILDMRLRRLTGLERDKIENEYQELLKFIADLNDILARPERVIEIIKTELGEIHDKYGDARRTELLVGEVLSLEDEDLIEEAEVVITLTNNGYIKRLANSEFRAQRRGGRGVQGMGVHDDDFVKNLVSCSTHDTLLFFTNNGKVYRAKGYEIPEYGRTAKGIPVINMLGIDSSEKIQAIIAVEGQAEEGHYLFFTTRKGTVKRTAVKAFSNIRSNGLIAIGLKEDDELVNVVLTNGEQNMIIGTHNGYSVTFAETAVRDMGRTASGVRGIRLREEDYVVGASLLDADTEVLVLTENGYGKRTKASEYPVKGRGGKGIKTANITAKNGPLAGLTTVRGDEDILVITNKGVIIRFNVDSVSQTGRATLGVRLMRMEDDAKVVTMAVVEPEPAEIVEEVEGEVTPVVETETPDTDTTIEE, encoded by the coding sequence ATGAGTGAAGAAATCAAAGAGAACATTCAAGACGTCAATCTGACCAGTGAAATGAAAGAATCCTTCATTGATTATGCAATGAGCGTTATTGTGGCTCGTGCATTACCGGATGTTCGTGATGGGTTAAAACCGGTTCATCGTCGTATTTTATATGGGATGAATGAGTTAGGTGTAACACCTGATAAACCACATAAAAAATCAGCTCGTATCGTTGGGGATGTTATGGGTAAGTACCATCCACATGGTGATTCATCCATTTATGAAGCAATGGTGCGGATGGCTCAACCGTTTAGCTATCGCAGTATGCTAGTTGATGGACACGGAAACTTCGGTTCTGTCGATGGTGATGGTGCTGCTGCTATGCGTTATACCGAAGCTAGAATGAGTAAGATTGCTTTGGAAATGCTGCGTGATATCAATAAAAATACTGTTGATTTTCATGGAAACTATGATGACTCAGAACAAGAACCAGATGTACTACCAGCACGTTTCCCTAACCTTTTAGTGAACGGGACGACAGGGATTGCTGTAGGGATGGCAACGAATATTCCACCACATAATTTAGCGGAAGTAATCGAAGCTGCTAGTCTATTGATGGAAAATCCAGATGCAACAACCAATGAATTGATGGAAGTATTACCTGGACCAGATTTCCCTACAGGTGGTTTAGTGATGGGTAAATCAGGTATTCGCCGCGCCTATGAAACAGGTCGAGGATCGATCACGATTCGTGCGAAAGTTGAGATCGTTGATATGCCGAACGGTAAAGAACGTATCTTAGTATCTGAGCTGCCGTATATGGTCAACAAAGCGCGCTTGATTGAACGAATTTCAGAATTGCATCGTGAAAAACGGATTGAAGGAATCACTGATTTACGTGATGAGTCTTCTCGTGAAGGTATGCGGATCGTCATTGATGTTCGTCGTGATGTGAGTGCTTCTGTTATCTTGAATAATCTGTATAAGATGACAGCATTACAAACCTCTTTTGGTTTTAATATGCTGGCAATCGAAAAAGGGATTCCTAAGATTTTAAGCTTGAAAGAAATTCTTGAAAATTATATCGAGCACCAAAAAGAAGTTATTACACGCCGTACAGAATTTGATAAGAAAAAAGCTGAAGCACGTGCGCATATCTTAGAAGGTTTGCGAATTGCCTTAGATCACATTGATGAGATTATTGCAATTATCCGAAATTCAAAAGCAGATGATGAAGCAAAAGCTTCTTTGATCGAACGCTTTGAATTTTCTGATCGTCAAGCACAAGCGATTTTGGATATGCGTTTACGCCGTTTAACAGGTTTAGAACGTGATAAGATCGAAAATGAATACCAAGAATTATTGAAATTCATTGCTGATTTGAATGATATCTTAGCTCGACCAGAACGTGTCATTGAGATCATCAAAACAGAGTTAGGTGAGATTCATGATAAATATGGCGATGCTCGCCGTACAGAATTATTAGTTGGTGAAGTCCTAAGTTTAGAAGATGAAGACTTGATCGAAGAAGCTGAAGTTGTTATTACACTGACAAACAATGGCTATATTAAACGTTTAGCGAACAGTGAATTTAGAGCACAACGCCGTGGCGGTCGTGGTGTTCAGGGAATGGGCGTTCATGATGATGACTTCGTGAAAAACCTTGTTTCTTGTTCAACTCACGATACCTTATTATTCTTTACGAATAACGGTAAAGTTTATCGTGCTAAAGGCTATGAAATTCCTGAATACGGCAGAACAGCGAAGGGAATCCCTGTGATCAACATGCTAGGTATCGACTCTAGTGAGAAGATCCAAGCAATCATCGCTGTCGAAGGACAAGCCGAAGAAGGGCACTATTTATTCTTTACGACTCGTAAAGGTACTGTTAAACGTACAGCGGTTAAAGCTTTTTCTAACATTAGAAGTAACGGTTTGATCGCAATTGGTTTGAAAGAAGATGACGAATTAGTCAATGTTGTTTTAACCAACGGCGAACAAAACATGATCATCGGAACGCATAATGGTTATTCTGTGACATTTGCTGAAACAGCCGTTCGTGATATGGGCCGTACAGCATCTGGTGTGCGTGGTATTCGTCTAAGAGAAGAAGATTACGTCGTAGGAGCCTCTTTACTGGACGCTGACACGGAAGTTCTAGTGTTGACGGAAAATGGTTACGGTAAACGCACAAAAGCCTCTGAGTACCCTGTGAAGGGTCGTGGCGGTAAAGGGATCAAGACAGCTAATATCACAGCGAAAAATGGTCCGCTAGCAGGACTTACGACTGTTCGTGGGGATGAAGATATTCTAGTGATCACCAATAAAGGGGTCATTATTCGTTTCAACGTCGATTCAGTTTCTCAAACAGGACGCGCGACATTAGGTGTTCGTTTGATGAGAATGGAAGATGATGCAAAAGTTGTGACGATGGCCGTTGTAGAGCCTGAGCCAGCTGAAATCGTTGAAGAAGTTGAAGGTGAGGTAACACCAGTTGTTGAAACTGAAACACCAGATACAGATACAACAATAGAGGAATAA
- a CDS encoding DNA-binding protein, which yields MAELSDSKLERQNILNNRLAMKEAEKQFNLSGIEMDGIIYYTRQQVSSFFDVDIRTIERVTEDNRQELEGNDLKMLSGKKLQEFKKNAAEVTDIDVGHKVVNLSVSSFRTLLNYAMLLQNSDQAKAVRNTILDIVIDVMNKQVGGNTKYINQRDEDYIKSAFINENYRKQYTDALNNYLEMGPVKYAVYTDKIYQSIFKERAKEYKKILKLSNNDRVRETMYSEIIDLVSSYESGLADCMKRKYLEKGNQKITPQELNEIIKEFSSMPLWKPLIAKARMKMASRDFVFRNAMHESLEDYIVPIDEGEYERFIGEKSMELNERLDKMQDVFKRLKDR from the coding sequence ATGGCTGAATTATCAGATTCTAAATTAGAAAGACAAAATATTTTAAACAATAGATTAGCGATGAAAGAAGCAGAAAAGCAGTTCAATTTATCTGGCATTGAAATGGACGGTATCATTTATTATACAAGACAACAGGTATCGTCTTTTTTTGATGTTGATATAAGAACTATTGAAAGAGTTACAGAAGATAATAGGCAAGAGCTAGAAGGTAATGACCTAAAAATGTTATCTGGGAAAAAACTACAAGAGTTTAAGAAGAACGCTGCTGAAGTGACCGACATTGATGTCGGTCACAAAGTGGTGAACCTAAGCGTGTCAAGCTTTCGAACGTTGCTCAACTATGCAATGCTACTTCAAAATAGTGATCAAGCTAAAGCTGTAAGAAATACAATATTAGATATCGTGATTGACGTGATGAATAAACAAGTTGGTGGGAATACAAAATATATCAATCAACGAGATGAAGATTATATTAAATCCGCTTTTATTAACGAAAATTATCGTAAACAATATACAGATGCATTAAATAATTATTTGGAAATGGGGCCAGTAAAATATGCTGTGTACACAGATAAAATATATCAATCGATATTTAAAGAGCGTGCAAAAGAATACAAGAAGATATTAAAACTTAGTAATAATGATAGGGTAAGAGAGACAATGTACTCGGAGATAATTGATTTAGTCTCATCATATGAAAGTGGCTTAGCAGATTGTATGAAAAGGAAATATTTAGAAAAAGGAAATCAAAAAATTACACCGCAAGAATTGAATGAAATTATAAAAGAATTTAGTAGTATGCCTTTATGGAAACCTCTAATTGCAAAGGCAAGAATGAAGATGGCTAGTAGGGATTTTGTTTTTAGAAATGCAATGCATGAGTCTCTTGAAGATTATATTGTTCCGATTGATGAGGGAGAATATGAACGGTTTATTGGAGAAAAAAGTATGGAACTAAATGAAAGACTAGACAAAATGCAGGATGTCTTCAAGCGCTTGAAGGATAGATGA
- a CDS encoding short-chain dehydrogenase: MKKLTNKIALVTGASRGIGRSIARRLAKEGAFVIVHYARKEDEAKAVVQQIKQEGGEACLIGADFSTLAGIQTFYETLDRTLYKNKNTQKIDILVNNAGIGQVVGLEESTESSFDEVMQLNVKAPFFVTQEALPRLNNKGRIINISSFVTRVASPDVFTYSMSKGAIDTFTLLLAKQLGSRAITVNAIQPGIINTEMNADTLKNPEGQKYVSSLSIFNRLGEPEDIADITAFLASDDSRWVTGQLIDASGGTHL; encoded by the coding sequence ATGAAAAAATTAACGAACAAAATAGCTTTAGTCACGGGAGCAAGTAGAGGGATCGGTCGTAGCATTGCGCGACGTTTAGCAAAAGAAGGGGCATTTGTCATCGTTCACTATGCGAGAAAAGAAGATGAGGCAAAAGCAGTTGTTCAACAAATTAAACAGGAAGGTGGTGAAGCTTGCCTGATTGGAGCAGATTTTAGTACACTAGCTGGGATTCAAACATTTTATGAAACATTGGATCGAACACTTTATAAAAATAAAAATACGCAAAAAATCGATATTCTTGTCAATAATGCTGGAATTGGTCAAGTAGTGGGTTTAGAAGAATCCACTGAGAGCTCTTTCGATGAAGTGATGCAGTTAAACGTTAAAGCACCCTTTTTTGTTACACAAGAAGCTTTACCTCGATTGAATAATAAAGGACGCATTATTAACATTTCGTCCTTTGTTACACGCGTAGCTTCTCCGGACGTATTTACTTACAGTATGTCTAAAGGAGCGATTGATACATTTACCCTTCTTTTAGCTAAGCAATTAGGATCTCGTGCCATTACAGTCAACGCAATTCAACCTGGTATTATCAATACTGAAATGAATGCTGACACCTTAAAAAATCCCGAAGGACAAAAATATGTATCCAGTTTATCCATCTTTAATCGTTTGGGTGAACCAGAAGATATTGCTGATATTACAGCATTTTTAGCTTCTGATGATAGTCGCTGGGTTACAGGACAGCTAATAGATGCAAGTGGTGGAACGCATTTATAA
- the gyrB gene encoding DNA topoisomerase IV subunit B (negatively supercoils closed circular double-stranded DNA): MTEEEKNMKERAQEYDASQIQVLEGLEAVRKRPGMYIGSTSSEGLHHLVWEIVDNSIDEALAGFASSIQVIIEEDNSITVVDDGRGIPIGIQAKTGRPAVETVFTVLHAGGKFGGGGYKVSGGLHGVGSSVVNALSTTLDVKVYKEGKIYFQEFHQGAVRDDLKVIGDTERHGTTVHFVPDPEIFTETTVFNFDKLATRVRELAFLNKGLKISIEDKREEKTVLKEFHYEGGIKSYVEHLNANKDVLFPEPVFIEGEQQDIIVEVSMQYTDGYHTNLLSFANNIHTYEGGTHESGFKTSLTRVINDYARKQKIMKENDENLTGEDVREGLTAVISIKHPEPQFEGQTKTKLGNSEVRTVTDRLFSEYFNKFLMENPTVGKQIVEKGLLASKARMAAKRAREVTRRKGALEISNLPGKLADCSSKDPEKCEIFIVEGDSAGGSAKQGRSREFQAILPIRGKILNVEKASMDKILANEEIRSLFTAMGTGFGADFDVSKARYHKLVIMTDADVDGAHIRTLLLTLFYRFMRPVVEAGYVYIAQPPLYGVKQGKNITYVQPGKNAEEELAQILATLPASPKPSVQRYKGLGEMDDHQLWETTMDPEKRLMSRVSVDDAIEADQIFEMLMGDRVEPRRAFIEENAHYVKNLDI, encoded by the coding sequence ATGACAGAAGAAGAAAAAAACATGAAAGAACGTGCCCAAGAATATGATGCCAGTCAGATTCAGGTATTAGAAGGTCTTGAAGCGGTTCGTAAACGTCCTGGTATGTACATAGGATCGACGAGTTCGGAAGGTTTGCATCACTTAGTTTGGGAGATCGTTGATAATTCGATCGATGAGGCTTTGGCAGGCTTTGCCTCAAGTATCCAAGTAATTATTGAAGAAGACAATAGTATTACTGTTGTCGATGATGGACGTGGAATCCCAATCGGTATTCAAGCCAAAACAGGCCGTCCAGCGGTAGAAACAGTTTTCACCGTGCTCCATGCAGGGGGGAAATTTGGCGGTGGCGGATATAAAGTTTCCGGCGGACTTCACGGGGTAGGTTCCTCTGTTGTTAATGCTCTATCAACAACATTGGACGTAAAAGTTTATAAAGAAGGTAAAATTTATTTCCAAGAATTCCATCAAGGGGCTGTCCGAGATGATTTGAAAGTGATCGGTGACACAGAGCGCCATGGAACGACTGTCCATTTTGTTCCAGATCCGGAAATTTTTACAGAAACAACTGTATTTAACTTTGATAAATTAGCAACACGTGTTAGAGAGTTAGCCTTCTTGAATAAAGGGCTAAAAATTTCTATTGAAGATAAACGTGAAGAAAAAACTGTCTTGAAAGAATTTCATTACGAGGGCGGGATCAAAAGTTACGTAGAGCATTTGAATGCGAATAAAGATGTCTTATTCCCAGAACCTGTTTTTATTGAAGGGGAACAACAAGATATTATCGTTGAAGTATCTATGCAATACACAGATGGTTACCATACTAACTTATTAAGTTTCGCAAATAACATCCATACCTACGAAGGCGGTACTCATGAATCAGGTTTTAAAACGTCATTAACACGTGTTATCAATGATTACGCACGTAAACAAAAGATCATGAAAGAAAATGACGAAAACCTAACAGGGGAAGATGTTCGTGAAGGATTGACAGCCGTTATTTCCATCAAACATCCTGAACCTCAATTTGAAGGACAAACCAAAACAAAATTAGGAAACTCAGAAGTTCGAACTGTTACAGATCGTTTATTCTCTGAGTATTTCAATAAGTTCTTGATGGAAAACCCAACTGTCGGGAAACAAATCGTAGAAAAAGGCTTACTTGCGTCTAAAGCTCGTATGGCTGCTAAACGAGCACGTGAAGTGACGCGTCGTAAAGGCGCACTTGAAATCAGTAATTTACCTGGTAAATTAGCCGATTGTTCAAGTAAAGATCCTGAAAAATGCGAAATTTTCATCGTCGAAGGAGATTCAGCCGGCGGTTCAGCAAAACAAGGACGTAGTCGTGAGTTCCAAGCGATTTTACCGATTCGTGGGAAAATCTTAAACGTTGAAAAAGCCAGCATGGATAAAATTTTAGCCAATGAAGAAATTCGTTCACTATTCACAGCGATGGGAACAGGTTTTGGTGCTGATTTTGATGTATCGAAAGCGCGTTACCACAAATTAGTAATCATGACCGATGCCGATGTCGATGGCGCACATATTCGTACGCTGTTATTGACGTTGTTCTATCGTTTTATGCGTCCAGTTGTTGAAGCGGGTTATGTATATATTGCGCAACCGCCGTTATATGGGGTCAAACAAGGAAAAAATATCACCTACGTTCAACCAGGGAAAAATGCTGAAGAAGAATTGGCTCAAATTTTAGCCACACTACCAGCTAGTCCGAAACCAAGTGTTCAGCGTTACAAAGGTCTTGGAGAAATGGATGATCATCAATTATGGGAAACAACCATGGATCCTGAAAAACGTTTAATGTCACGTGTCAGTGTCGATGATGCGATCGAAGCCGATCAAATTTTTGAAATGTTGATGGGAGACCGTGTTGAACCACGCCGAGCATTTATTGAAGAAAATGCCCATTACGTGAAAAATCTAGATATTTAA
- a CDS encoding aromatic compound catabolic protein — MHLLDYLKIETTELSKEKVVLTMKIEDYHKQPYGVLHGGMNGILIETACSLGANEQLDQDSYAAGIDLQINHLKSVADGALTVVATADRIGQAIQVWEGKIFNASGELTAVGRCTLMSRKIKK, encoded by the coding sequence GTGCATTTACTAGACTATCTAAAAATCGAAACAACTGAACTATCAAAAGAAAAAGTTGTCTTAACAATGAAAATAGAAGATTATCATAAACAACCTTATGGCGTTTTGCATGGAGGAATGAATGGCATTTTGATTGAAACAGCTTGTAGTTTAGGTGCCAATGAGCAGCTAGATCAGGATTCATATGCAGCTGGTATCGATCTTCAAATCAACCATCTAAAAAGTGTTGCCGATGGAGCGTTGACTGTAGTTGCTACAGCTGATCGCATTGGGCAAGCCATCCAAGTTTGGGAAGGTAAAATCTTTAATGCTTCTGGGGAATTGACTGCTGTTGGCCGTTGTACATTAATGAGTCGTAAAATAAAGAAGTAA